From the Desulfovibrio sp. JY genome, one window contains:
- a CDS encoding SulP family inorganic anion transporter gives MEQCELPRRKTRSDRIKATLPHILPFLSWWPLVNRRTARADLWAGLTGAVIVLPQGVAFAAIAGLPPVYGLYAAMVPVVVAALFGSSFHLISGPTTTASLVIFANVSQLAAPGSPDYLNLVLALTLLAGIFKLGLGLARLGGVVNFVSHSVVTGFMAGAAILIATSQLGHFCGLTLPRGGSFLDTWIGLISRLPDVNPRVLCIGVTTLFCAVAIRKLNPKAPALLLAMVIGSLVSMAIGGPAHGVTLVGALPASLPPLSLPRFDLDTLRILVPGAVAVGMLGLAEAVSIARAVATRSNQHIDNSQEFIGQGLANVVGSFFSAYATSGSFTRTGVNFDAGAKTPLAAVFSAVFLAAIVLLIAPLSAALPIASMAGVILVVAAGLINIPAIRHIVKTDKGEAGVLLATLLATLFTELQFAIYAGVILSLLLYLRRTSHPHFITLAPDPDSPHRALVNVHRRPLPECPQLKILRLDGSIFFGAVNHIAEELHRIAEKSPEQCHILILGSGINFIDAGGCHMLFHEAGTMRLSGREIFFCSLKSEVLELLRRGGCLARIGPQNVFRDKSTAIAGIIARLDPERCACCHTRVFAECAARPGGEEEERETTGGKPF, from the coding sequence ATGGAACAATGCGAACTTCCCCGCCGCAAAACCCGCAGCGACCGCATCAAGGCCACCCTGCCCCATATCCTGCCGTTTCTGTCCTGGTGGCCCCTGGTCAACCGCCGCACGGCGCGCGCCGACCTGTGGGCGGGGCTTACCGGCGCGGTGATCGTGCTGCCCCAGGGCGTGGCCTTTGCCGCCATTGCCGGGCTGCCGCCGGTCTACGGCCTGTACGCGGCCATGGTGCCGGTGGTCGTGGCCGCGCTTTTCGGCTCCTCGTTCCACCTCATCTCCGGCCCCACCACCACCGCCTCCCTGGTCATCTTCGCCAACGTCAGCCAGTTGGCCGCGCCGGGAAGCCCCGACTACCTGAACCTCGTGCTGGCGCTGACGCTCCTGGCCGGCATCTTCAAGCTGGGCCTGGGCCTGGCCCGGCTCGGCGGGGTGGTCAATTTCGTCTCCCACTCCGTGGTCACGGGGTTCATGGCCGGGGCGGCCATCCTCATCGCCACCAGCCAGCTCGGCCATTTCTGCGGCCTGACCCTGCCCCGGGGCGGCTCGTTCCTGGACACCTGGATCGGGCTCATAAGCCGCCTGCCGGACGTCAATCCGCGCGTGCTGTGCATCGGCGTGACCACGCTTTTCTGCGCCGTGGCCATCCGCAAACTAAACCCCAAGGCCCCGGCCCTGCTTCTGGCCATGGTCATCGGCAGCCTGGTTTCCATGGCCATCGGCGGCCCGGCCCACGGCGTGACGCTTGTCGGCGCGCTGCCCGCCTCGCTGCCCCCCTTGTCCCTGCCGCGCTTCGACCTGGACACGCTACGCATCCTGGTCCCCGGCGCGGTGGCCGTCGGCATGCTGGGGCTGGCCGAGGCCGTGTCCATCGCCCGGGCCGTGGCCACCCGCTCCAACCAGCACATCGACAACAGCCAGGAATTCATCGGCCAGGGCCTGGCCAACGTCGTGGGCAGCTTTTTTTCGGCCTACGCCACCTCGGGCTCGTTCACCCGCACGGGCGTCAACTTCGACGCCGGAGCCAAAACGCCGCTGGCCGCCGTGTTCTCGGCCGTGTTCCTGGCCGCCATCGTACTGCTCATCGCCCCGCTCTCGGCCGCCCTGCCCATCGCCTCCATGGCCGGCGTCATCCTGGTCGTGGCCGCCGGGCTCATCAACATCCCGGCCATCCGCCACATCGTGAAAACGGACAAGGGCGAGGCCGGAGTGCTTCTGGCCACGCTGCTGGCCACGCTGTTCACAGAGCTCCAATTCGCCATCTACGCCGGCGTGATCCTGTCGCTCCTGCTCTACCTGCGCCGCACCAGCCACCCCCACTTCATCACCCTGGCCCCGGACCCAGATTCGCCCCACCGCGCGCTGGTCAACGTGCACCGCCGCCCCCTGCCCGAGTGCCCGCAACTCAAGATCCTGCGCCTGGACGGCTCGATCTTTTTCGGCGCGGTCAACCACATCGCCGAGGAACTGCACCGCATCGCCGAGAAAAGCCCGGAACAATGCCACATCCTCATCCTCGGCTCGGGCATCAACTTCATCGATGCCGGCGGCTGCCACATGCTGTTTCACGAGGCCGGGACCATGCGGCTCTCGGGACGGGAAATCTTTTTCTGCTCGCTCAAGTCGGAAGTGCTGGAGCTGCTGCGACGCGGCGGCTGCCTGGCCCGCATCGGGCCGCAGAATGTCTTTCGCGACAAATCCACGGCCATCGCCGGCATCATCGCGCGCCTGGACCCCGAACGCTGCGCCTGCTGCCACACCCGGGTCTTCGCCGAATGCGCCGCCCGCCCGGGGGGAGAAGAGGAGGAGAGGGAAACTACCGGGGGGAAACCTTTCTGA
- a CDS encoding chemotaxis protein CheA — MVGNDEMRALFAEEVQENLAELDGALLELEKTPGDKDLVDRIFRAVHTLKGACDMFGISGVVVLAHDLESLFSQVREGWRRVGKDLLDAAFLAKDRFTTMLGGEDGPVGGEDPELAARLKALLRSVDMPDDAPATEAPVVPDAAPAAPAASGAVVTQKRSWRIRLAPSDPGHLAKADPLALLDTLRGMGEASVRCDLTGVPDLEALAPEDCTLRFEVILTADTGAVPDAEALRDTFFYLENPADVVIAPCEPSEATAASDVLEWPEIPAPEPEAKPVAEAAPPAVSPAGPSPVVPAAKPEAKPEAKPEGKRPVAAKKEVMQSLRVDAAKLDDLVNLVGELVIAQARLTQLASGLAQPALTSVAEEIERLSNELRDNTLGIRMLPIGTTFSRFRRLVRDLSAEMHKSIELVTEGGETELDKTVIEQLNDPLVHLLRNSIDHGIEAPGERLAAGKSETGSIVLAAEHAGGEVVLSIIDDGRGMDPARIRAKAEEKGLVSPEARLTEAEIYNLVFLPGFSTAEKITNVSGRGVGMDVVKRSMDALRGKIDIHSELGKGSRITIKLPLTLAIIDGLQIKAGEDQYIIPLSLVEECVELPRENAEAAGRGRTIHLRGEIVPYIRLREAFELAGNAPAIEQVVVTRFEGERTGIAVDEVMGQQQTVIKSLGNYIGSVAGISGATINGDGTMSLILDVPTLVATVKRAVA, encoded by the coding sequence ATGGTAGGCAACGACGAGATGCGCGCCCTTTTTGCCGAGGAAGTGCAGGAAAACCTGGCCGAACTCGACGGGGCGCTGCTGGAGCTGGAAAAGACCCCCGGGGACAAGGACCTTGTCGACCGGATATTCCGGGCCGTGCACACGCTCAAGGGCGCCTGCGACATGTTCGGCATCTCCGGCGTGGTCGTCCTGGCCCACGATCTGGAGTCGCTTTTTTCCCAGGTGCGCGAGGGCTGGCGGCGGGTGGGTAAGGACCTGCTCGACGCGGCGTTTCTGGCCAAGGACCGGTTCACGACCATGCTCGGCGGCGAGGACGGCCCGGTCGGCGGCGAGGACCCGGAGCTTGCCGCCCGGCTCAAGGCGCTGCTGCGCTCGGTGGATATGCCGGACGACGCCCCGGCGACGGAGGCCCCGGTCGTCCCGGACGCCGCGCCGGCCGCGCCGGCCGCGTCGGGGGCGGTCGTGACGCAGAAACGATCCTGGCGCATCCGCCTTGCCCCGTCCGACCCCGGCCATCTGGCCAAGGCCGATCCCCTGGCCCTGCTCGACACCCTGCGGGGCATGGGCGAGGCCTCGGTGCGCTGCGACCTGACGGGGGTGCCCGATCTCGAGGCGCTGGCGCCGGAGGATTGCACCTTGCGCTTCGAAGTGATCCTGACGGCGGATACCGGCGCCGTGCCGGACGCCGAGGCCCTGCGCGACACGTTTTTTTATCTGGAAAACCCCGCCGACGTGGTGATTGCGCCCTGCGAGCCATCCGAGGCGACCGCGGCCTCGGATGTCCTGGAATGGCCCGAGATCCCGGCCCCCGAGCCCGAGGCCAAGCCCGTGGCGGAAGCCGCGCCGCCGGCCGTTTCCCCGGCCGGGCCTTCCCCTGTCGTCCCCGCCGCCAAGCCCGAGGCCAAGCCTGAGGCCAAGCCTGAGGGCAAGCGTCCCGTGGCCGCGAAAAAGGAAGTCATGCAGAGCCTTCGCGTGGACGCGGCCAAGCTCGACGACCTGGTCAATCTGGTCGGCGAACTGGTCATCGCCCAGGCGCGGCTCACCCAGCTGGCCTCGGGGCTGGCCCAGCCGGCGCTGACCAGCGTGGCCGAGGAAATCGAGCGGCTGTCCAACGAACTGCGCGACAACACGCTCGGCATCCGCATGCTGCCCATCGGCACCACCTTCAGCCGTTTCCGCCGGCTGGTGCGCGACCTGTCCGCGGAAATGCACAAATCCATCGAGCTGGTCACCGAGGGCGGCGAAACGGAACTCGACAAGACCGTCATCGAGCAACTCAACGATCCCCTGGTGCATCTTTTGCGCAACAGCATCGACCACGGCATCGAGGCGCCCGGCGAACGGCTGGCCGCCGGCAAGTCCGAAACCGGGTCCATCGTGCTTGCGGCCGAGCACGCCGGGGGCGAGGTGGTGCTGTCGATCATCGACGACGGCCGGGGCATGGACCCGGCCCGCATACGGGCCAAGGCCGAGGAAAAAGGGCTCGTGTCCCCGGAGGCGCGCCTGACCGAGGCGGAGATCTACAACCTCGTCTTTCTGCCCGGGTTCTCCACGGCGGAAAAGATCACCAACGTCTCGGGCCGGGGCGTGGGCATGGACGTGGTCAAACGCAGCATGGACGCGCTGCGGGGCAAGATCGACATCCACAGCGAGCTCGGCAAGGGCTCGCGCATCACCATCAAGCTGCCGCTGACCCTGGCCATCATCGACGGGTTGCAGATCAAGGCCGGCGAGGACCAGTACATCATCCCGCTGTCGCTGGTGGAGGAGTGCGTGGAGCTGCCGCGCGAAAACGCGGAAGCCGCCGGACGCGGCCGCACCATCCATCTGCGCGGCGAGATCGTGCCCTACATCCGGCTGCGCGAGGCCTTCGAACTGGCCGGCAACGCCCCGGCCATCGAACAGGTCGTGGTCACCCGCTTCGAGGGCGAACGGACCGGCATCGCCGTGGACGAGGTCATGGGCCAGCAACAGACGGTCATCAAAAGCCTCGGCAACTACATCGGGTCGGTGGCCGGCATTTCCGGGGCCACCATAAACGGCGACGGCACCATGTCCCTGATCCTTGACGTGCCGACGCTCGTGGCCACGGTCAAACGCGCCGTGGCTTAG
- a CDS encoding ATP-binding protein, with protein sequence MFEMESFPGGMRIRFAATLPLLDRAVAETVRFVAGQNASGSLFDVKLLLREALLNAVVHGNRSDPTRQVDLEARASEGRLTLVVTDQGPGFDWRSGLASMAPPEATSGRGLTILTLYADDVRYNAAGNAVTLTKAVPGLHGPAVPPEAGENIQRSITMDDIRIEDGKAVLSPAGDIVASVADALRARLKEVLQEHPGGLVIDLAKVELIDSVGIGLLIAVHNTLGKKGGRLVLRNVNPDLAALLRTMRLDKHFQIEASS encoded by the coding sequence ATGTTCGAGATGGAGTCCTTCCCCGGCGGCATGCGCATCCGCTTTGCGGCCACCTTGCCCCTGCTCGACCGGGCCGTGGCCGAGACGGTACGGTTCGTGGCCGGCCAGAACGCCAGCGGGAGCCTTTTCGACGTCAAGCTGCTGTTGCGCGAAGCGCTTTTAAACGCCGTGGTCCACGGCAACCGAAGCGACCCCACGCGCCAGGTGGATCTCGAGGCCCGGGCCAGCGAAGGGCGACTGACCCTTGTCGTCACCGACCAGGGGCCGGGCTTCGACTGGCGTTCCGGGTTGGCCAGCATGGCGCCGCCCGAGGCCACCAGCGGCCGGGGACTCACCATCCTCACCCTCTACGCCGACGACGTGCGCTACAACGCCGCCGGCAATGCCGTAACACTGACCAAGGCCGTTCCCGGTCTGCACGGTCCGGCCGTCCCCCCGGAAGCGGGGGAGAACATCCAGCGGAGCATCACTATGGACGACATTCGCATCGAGGACGGCAAGGCTGTTCTCTCCCCGGCGGGAGACATCGTCGCCTCCGTGGCCGACGCGCTTCGCGCCAGACTCAAGGAGGTCCTGCAGGAACATCCCGGCGGCCTCGTCATCGACCTGGCCAAGGTGGAACTGATCGATTCCGTGGGCATCGGCCTTCTTATCGCCGTACACAACACGCTCGGCAAAAAAGGCGGCCGGCTGGTCCTTCGCAACGTCAATCCCGATCTGGCGGCGCTTTTGCGCACCATGCGGTTGGACAAGCATTTCCAGATCGAAGCCTCCTCGTGA
- a CDS encoding transcriptional repressor codes for MIKDPYAKFADFIARQKLKMTPQRRRILEVFLSEEGHVTSEELYQKVKREYDGIGQATVYRTLKLLADSGLAKAVEFGDGAMRYEILYGQSHHDHLICESCGINVEVVDPSIERLQEEVARRHGFKLTAHKLYLYGICPDCQKKAAGNS; via the coding sequence ATGATCAAAGACCCCTACGCCAAATTCGCGGACTTCATCGCCCGCCAGAAGCTTAAAATGACGCCCCAGCGGCGCAGGATTCTCGAAGTCTTTCTGTCCGAGGAGGGTCATGTGACCTCCGAGGAGCTCTACCAGAAGGTCAAGCGGGAATACGACGGCATCGGCCAGGCCACGGTCTACCGCACGCTCAAGCTTTTGGCCGATTCGGGGCTGGCCAAGGCCGTGGAATTCGGCGACGGGGCCATGCGGTACGAGATCCTGTACGGCCAGAGCCACCACGACCATCTCATCTGCGAATCCTGCGGCATCAACGTGGAGGTGGTGGACCCGTCCATCGAGCGCCTCCAGGAAGAAGTCGCCCGCCGCCACGGCTTCAAGCTCACCGCCCACAAGCTCTACCTCTACGGCATCTGCCCGGACTGCCAGAAGAAGGCCGCCGGGAACAGCTAG
- the hflX gene encoding GTPase HflX, with amino-acid sequence MRALERLGTRRYPSVGGYTPDQARELAAIAYGIGRQVGLLLDRKGRPALILVGTPKGILIPELDRARLGAGRLRGLRLLHVHLTEEGLTEEDLTDMLFLRLDSVAALTVNQLAQPVKLHIAHLLPPGAGDAPYDILPPLPFDKVEEDFNALATALEEELAREGGKLAAPGTAPSGREKAVLVSVASSPRPVQEASLDELAALADTAGLDVAETVVQRVATVNPKFILGKGKLAEIEVAALRYGASLLVFDGELSPSQIRNLTEVTQLRVIDRTQLILDIFAQHAATRSGKLQVEMAQLKYLQPRLVRQDRAMSRLMGGIGGRGPGETKLEVDRRRIRERIGRIKDELKNLRKRRAAARAGRARAGLPVVSLVGYTNAGKSTLLNTLTGSAVLAENRLFATLDPTSRRLRFPCDREIILTDTVGFIRELPKELKEAFRATLEELEAADLLVAVADASHPEVENQATAVAEILREMGLADIPRIFVLNKWDAVPDDLKTTLKNCFPEAITVSARSREGLGDLTDAILSKVRPGPGVRDSGPLPSSCDAPVEAS; translated from the coding sequence ATGCGGGCGCTGGAGCGCCTGGGCACCCGCCGCTACCCGTCCGTGGGCGGCTACACCCCGGACCAGGCCCGGGAGCTGGCCGCCATCGCCTATGGCATCGGCCGGCAGGTGGGGCTGCTCCTCGACCGCAAGGGCCGGCCGGCGCTGATCCTGGTCGGCACGCCCAAGGGCATCCTCATCCCGGAACTCGACCGCGCCCGCCTCGGCGCCGGACGTCTGCGCGGCCTGCGCCTGCTCCACGTGCATCTGACGGAGGAGGGCCTCACCGAAGAGGACCTGACGGACATGCTCTTCTTGCGCCTGGACAGCGTGGCCGCCCTGACCGTCAACCAGCTCGCCCAGCCGGTGAAGCTCCACATCGCCCATCTGCTGCCGCCCGGAGCCGGGGACGCGCCCTACGACATCCTGCCGCCCCTGCCCTTCGACAAGGTGGAGGAGGATTTCAACGCCCTGGCCACGGCCCTGGAAGAGGAACTGGCCCGCGAGGGCGGAAAGCTCGCCGCTCCGGGCACGGCTCCGTCCGGTCGGGAGAAGGCGGTGCTGGTCAGCGTCGCCAGCAGCCCGCGCCCCGTCCAGGAAGCCTCGCTTGACGAGCTGGCCGCCCTGGCCGACACGGCCGGCCTGGATGTGGCCGAGACCGTGGTGCAGCGGGTGGCGACGGTCAATCCGAAATTCATCCTGGGCAAGGGCAAACTGGCCGAAATCGAGGTGGCGGCGCTGCGCTACGGCGCTTCGCTGCTCGTCTTCGACGGCGAGCTGTCCCCGTCCCAGATCCGCAACCTCACCGAGGTGACCCAGCTGCGGGTCATCGACCGCACCCAGCTGATCCTGGACATTTTCGCCCAGCACGCGGCCACGCGTTCGGGCAAGCTGCAAGTGGAGATGGCCCAGCTCAAATACCTGCAACCGCGCCTGGTGCGCCAGGACAGGGCCATGTCGCGGCTCATGGGCGGCATCGGCGGCCGGGGCCCGGGCGAAACCAAGCTCGAGGTGGACCGGCGGCGCATCCGCGAACGCATCGGCCGCATCAAGGACGAGCTCAAAAACCTGCGCAAGCGCCGTGCCGCGGCCCGAGCCGGCCGGGCCAGAGCGGGGCTCCCGGTGGTGTCGCTCGTGGGCTACACCAACGCCGGCAAGTCCACGTTGTTAAATACGCTCACCGGCAGCGCCGTGCTGGCCGAAAACCGGCTGTTCGCCACCCTGGACCCGACCAGCCGGCGGCTGCGCTTTCCCTGCGACCGCGAGATCATCCTGACCGACACGGTGGGATTTATCCGCGAGCTGCCCAAGGAGCTCAAGGAAGCCTTCCGGGCCACCCTGGAAGAGCTGGAAGCGGCGGACCTGCTCGTGGCCGTGGCCGACGCCTCCCACCCGGAGGTGGAAAACCAGGCCACGGCCGTGGCCGAGATCCTGCGCGAGATGGGCCTTGCCGACATCCCCCGGATTTTCGTGCTCAACAAATGGGACGCCGTGCCGGACGACCTCAAGACGACGCTCAAAAACTGCTTCCCCGAGGCCATCACGGTTTCGGCCCGCAGCCGCGAGGGGCTCGGCGACCTGACCGACGCCATCCTGTCCAAAGTGCGCCCGGGGCCGGGCGTGCGCGATTCCGGCCCCCTGCCCTCCTCCTGCGACGCCCCGGTCGAAGCCTCATAG
- a CDS encoding fused response regulator/phosphatase, translated as MEYPTTGREGDKSRPPRILIVDDEAINLETLSWMLREAGFEPLRADSGPKGREIASREQPDLIILDIMMPGESGFETCGKLTADPATADIPIIFISGLDDVDNKVKGLRMGAVDYVPKPFAREEVLARVKVHIRLRQGMRALLAQQAAKLAQIRDAQQAILVAPGDLPEARFAVRYVPALEAGGDFYDVFPWTATVMGYFVADIAGHDLGASFVTSSLKVLLRQNTGPLFTPVETLKNINSVLASLLRDGKHLTAALVCLNRVRGKLTLVNGGHPPPILVPAGGSQASLLAADGDVLGAFATVQFGRVERRVAAGDRIYLYTDGLIERFGPGAKAREQGLADLLAACVAVAGQPLETAVDTVMRGILDAGRPADDMVFMGIEV; from the coding sequence ATGGAATATCCCACCACAGGCCGCGAGGGCGACAAATCCCGTCCGCCGCGCATCCTCATCGTCGACGACGAGGCCATAAACCTCGAGACGTTGTCCTGGATGCTGCGCGAGGCCGGCTTCGAGCCGCTTCGGGCCGACAGTGGCCCAAAAGGCCGGGAGATCGCCAGCCGGGAACAGCCCGACCTCATCATCCTCGACATCATGATGCCCGGCGAATCGGGCTTTGAAACGTGCGGCAAGCTCACCGCCGATCCGGCCACCGCCGACATTCCCATTATTTTCATCTCGGGCCTCGACGACGTGGACAACAAGGTCAAGGGCCTGCGCATGGGGGCCGTGGACTACGTGCCCAAGCCTTTTGCGCGGGAGGAGGTCCTGGCCCGGGTGAAGGTCCACATCCGGCTGCGCCAGGGCATGCGGGCCCTGCTCGCCCAGCAGGCGGCCAAGCTGGCCCAGATCCGCGACGCCCAGCAGGCCATCCTGGTGGCCCCGGGCGACCTGCCCGAGGCCCGGTTCGCCGTGCGCTACGTGCCGGCGCTGGAGGCGGGCGGCGACTTCTACGACGTGTTTCCCTGGACGGCCACGGTCATGGGGTATTTCGTGGCCGACATCGCGGGCCATGACCTCGGCGCGTCGTTCGTCACCTCGTCGCTCAAGGTCCTGTTGCGCCAGAACACGGGGCCGCTGTTCACCCCGGTGGAGACGCTCAAAAACATCAACAGCGTGCTGGCCTCGCTGCTGCGCGACGGCAAGCACCTCACCGCCGCCCTGGTCTGCCTCAACCGCGTCCGCGGTAAGCTCACCCTGGTAAACGGCGGCCATCCACCCCCCATCCTGGTCCCGGCCGGCGGGAGCCAGGCCAGCCTGCTGGCCGCCGACGGCGACGTGCTCGGGGCCTTCGCCACCGTGCAGTTCGGCCGGGTCGAGCGGCGGGTCGCGGCCGGGGACCGGATCTATCTTTACACCGACGGATTGATCGAACGGTTCGGCCCGGGGGCCAAGGCGCGCGAGCAGGGCCTGGCCGATCTCCTGGCCGCTTGCGTCGCCGTTGCCGGCCAGCCCCTCGAAACGGCCGTGGACACGGTGATGCGGGGTATCCTGGACGCCGGCCGGCCGGCCGACGACATGGTTTTCATGGGGATCGAGGTGTGA
- a CDS encoding Hpt domain-containing protein, which yields MDAVDDEIMAMFVEDTREHLADIELALMDMERGGADIDEELVNKVFRAAHSIKGGASFLNLNNTRDLAHKLENILHMVRSREMVPDTRVINCLLAGFDRLLGLVENAAESDAEDISGMLADLSGLTTEHLPSEARAEAAAAIPIALPGGTVVFTEDQLSLRQATAGGKNLYLVEYDLIHDVQARGKTPLDVINTMESSGLIVDCRMELAAVGDLDAPPVNRIPFYVLFASIVEPDIVGYLFALEGDRIHPLDVAALTEAAATGGNAAAVRETFGPWELAVTGAAATLSLPADAPAEAGSAREALVAALARGAKTTLVWHDPGEIDLAFLQVLVAAGKSFAARNLSLAHDAAPPRALAATAARAGLTPESLAEAGVPGKLFFAS from the coding sequence GTGGACGCAGTGGACGACGAAATCATGGCCATGTTCGTGGAGGATACCCGCGAACACCTGGCCGACATCGAATTGGCGCTCATGGACATGGAGCGCGGCGGGGCGGACATCGACGAGGAGCTCGTCAACAAGGTTTTCCGGGCCGCCCATTCCATCAAGGGCGGGGCGAGCTTTTTAAACCTCAACAACACCCGCGACCTTGCCCACAAGCTGGAAAACATCCTGCACATGGTGCGCAGCCGCGAAATGGTGCCCGACACCAGGGTCATCAACTGCCTGCTGGCCGGCTTCGACCGGCTGCTCGGACTGGTGGAGAACGCCGCCGAAAGCGACGCCGAGGACATCTCCGGCATGCTGGCCGACCTGTCCGGGCTGACGACCGAGCACCTGCCCTCCGAGGCCCGGGCCGAGGCCGCCGCCGCCATCCCCATCGCCCTGCCCGGGGGCACGGTCGTTTTTACCGAGGACCAGCTCAGCCTGCGCCAGGCCACCGCCGGCGGCAAGAACCTGTACCTCGTGGAGTACGACCTCATCCACGACGTCCAGGCCAGGGGCAAGACGCCCCTCGACGTCATCAACACCATGGAGTCGAGCGGGCTGATCGTCGACTGCCGCATGGAGCTGGCCGCCGTGGGCGACCTGGACGCCCCGCCGGTCAACCGTATCCCCTTTTACGTGCTTTTCGCCTCCATCGTCGAACCCGATATCGTGGGGTATCTCTTCGCCCTGGAGGGCGACCGCATCCATCCCCTGGACGTGGCCGCGCTGACCGAGGCGGCCGCTACGGGCGGCAATGCGGCAGCGGTCCGCGAGACCTTCGGCCCCTGGGAGCTTGCGGTAACGGGCGCTGCGGCCACGCTTTCGCTTCCGGCCGATGCCCCGGCCGAGGCCGGGAGCGCCAGGGAGGCGCTTGTCGCAGCGCTGGCCCGGGGCGCGAAAACGACCCTCGTGTGGCACGATCCCGGGGAGATCGACCTGGCGTTTCTCCAGGTCCTGGTCGCGGCCGGCAAGAGTTTCGCCGCCCGGAACCTGTCGCTGGCCCATGACGCCGCGCCGCCCAGGGCCCTCGCCGCCACGGCCGCCCGGGCCGGCCTGACGCCGGAATCCCTGGCCGAGGCGGGAGTGCCCGGAAAGCTTTTTTTCGCGTCCTGA